Proteins co-encoded in one Marinobacter qingdaonensis genomic window:
- a CDS encoding DUF2802 domain-containing protein — MFAEIPSYLPWALTAGALALLVIQGVAQGRQIRQLKASLKDRCDTLGRELHATTSGSVGVGQRLVACERQLHELRTTLDEMRQNDPLRISYDEASRLVDLGADIDDLMNTCGISRPEAELVSALKRRQAA, encoded by the coding sequence ATGTTTGCAGAAATTCCTTCCTACCTTCCCTGGGCCCTGACCGCCGGTGCCCTGGCGCTGCTGGTGATTCAGGGCGTTGCCCAAGGCCGCCAAATTCGCCAGTTGAAAGCCTCGCTCAAGGACCGGTGCGACACCCTGGGGCGCGAGCTGCACGCCACCACCAGTGGCAGTGTCGGTGTCGGCCAGCGTCTGGTCGCCTGCGAGCGTCAGCTGCACGAACTGCGGACCACCCTGGATGAGATGCGCCAGAACGACCCGCTGCGAATCTCCTACGACGAGGCCTCCCGTCTGGTCGATCTGGGCGCCGACATCGACGATTTGATGAACACCTGCGGCATTTCCCGTCCCGAGGCCGAACTGGTTTCCGCGCTCAAGCGTCGTCAGGCGGCCTGA
- the ccmB gene encoding heme exporter protein CcmB, with the protein MRAVFARDMKVAFRQRQDLLNPLLFFIMVVTLFPLGVSPEVAFLREAGAGILWVAALLSVLLSLDHLFRHDFDDGTLEQLVMQPHPLFLLVLAKTLAHWVLTGLPLVLLAPVLGVMVHLDGNSIAVLCLTLLIGTPVLSLIGSIGAALTLGLRSAGVLLSLLIIPLYIPVLIFGTGTVAAAAEGAPVAGYLALLGAFLVLATTLAPFAAAAALRISLSNS; encoded by the coding sequence ATGCGGGCGGTGTTCGCCCGGGACATGAAGGTGGCGTTCCGCCAGCGCCAGGATCTGCTCAATCCGCTGCTGTTTTTCATCATGGTGGTGACGCTGTTCCCCCTCGGAGTCAGCCCGGAAGTAGCATTTCTGCGTGAAGCCGGGGCCGGTATTCTCTGGGTAGCGGCGTTGCTGTCGGTCTTGCTGTCCCTGGATCATCTGTTCCGGCACGACTTTGACGACGGCACCCTTGAGCAGTTGGTGATGCAGCCTCATCCGCTGTTCCTGCTGGTGCTCGCCAAGACCCTGGCGCACTGGGTCCTGACTGGATTGCCGCTGGTGCTGCTGGCGCCGGTGCTGGGGGTCATGGTGCACCTGGACGGGAACTCTATTGCGGTTTTGTGTCTAACGCTGCTGATTGGCACGCCGGTGTTGAGTCTGATCGGCTCCATCGGGGCGGCGTTGACCCTGGGATTGCGGTCGGCAGGGGTGCTCTTGTCTCTGCTGATCATCCCGCTGTACATTCCGGTCCTGATCTTTGGCACCGGCACCGTGGCGGCCGCCGCCGAAGGCGCACCGGTCGCCGGTTACCTGGCGCTGCTGGGAGCCTTCCTGGTCCTGGCCACAACCCTGGCGCCCTTTGCGGCCGCGGCAGCGCTCCGAATCAGCCTGTCGAACAGTTAG
- a CDS encoding EscU/YscU/HrcU family type III secretion system export apparatus switch protein encodes MTEQTSQPTTNAAVALKYDGDKAPTITATGTHELAEEIVRIAREHEVPLYENAELASLLARLSLNEEIPESLYRVIAEILAFAFHIRGRTPEDARPGGGESRPSAAD; translated from the coding sequence ATGACCGAACAGACGTCCCAGCCAACGACCAACGCGGCGGTGGCCCTGAAATACGATGGTGACAAGGCACCGACCATCACTGCGACCGGCACCCATGAACTGGCGGAAGAGATCGTCCGGATTGCCCGGGAGCATGAGGTACCGCTGTACGAGAACGCCGAGCTGGCCAGCCTATTGGCGCGGCTGTCACTGAACGAGGAGATTCCCGAGAGTCTGTATCGGGTGATTGCAGAGATTCTGGCGTTTGCGTTCCACATCCGCGGACGCACGCCCGAAGACGCGCGCCCGGGTGGCGGCGAGTCCAGGCCCTCCGCCGCGGATTGA
- a CDS encoding flagellar motor protein — protein MDILSLLGIILAFAAILGGNLLEGGALSSLFNGPAALIVIGGTLAATILQTSWPILKRAFLQVRWVFVPPFISMEDGIGKVIDWSVKARKQGLLGLEGLADREPEVFARKGLQLLVDGAETESIRSILEVDLESREQRDLESAKVFEAMGGYSPTIGIIGAVMGLIQVMTNLEDPQSLGGGIATAFVATIYGVALANLLFFPIANKLRGIVRVRTRYQDMMIDGIIAIAEGENPKSIEMRLRGFLH, from the coding sequence ATGGATATCCTGAGCCTGCTGGGAATCATCCTCGCGTTCGCCGCCATTCTCGGTGGCAACCTGCTCGAAGGCGGTGCCCTGAGCTCATTGTTCAATGGGCCGGCGGCGCTGATCGTCATCGGCGGGACCCTGGCGGCCACCATCCTGCAGACCTCTTGGCCGATCCTGAAGCGCGCCTTCCTGCAGGTGCGCTGGGTGTTCGTGCCGCCGTTCATCAGCATGGAAGACGGCATTGGCAAGGTCATCGACTGGAGCGTCAAGGCCCGCAAACAGGGTTTGCTGGGTCTCGAAGGCCTGGCCGATCGTGAGCCGGAAGTCTTCGCCCGCAAGGGCCTGCAGTTGCTGGTCGATGGCGCCGAGACCGAAAGCATTCGCAGCATTCTGGAGGTCGACCTGGAGTCCCGGGAGCAGCGCGACCTGGAATCGGCCAAGGTGTTCGAAGCCATGGGCGGTTACTCGCCCACCATCGGCATCATTGGCGCGGTCATGGGGCTGATCCAGGTCATGACCAATCTGGAAGACCCCCAGTCCCTGGGCGGTGGCATTGCCACCGCGTTCGTCGCCACCATTTACGGGGTCGCCCTGGCCAACCTGCTGTTCTTCCCCATTGCCAACAAACTGCGGGGCATCGTCCGGGTTCGCACCCGGTACCAGGACATGATGATTGACGGCATCATTGCCATCGCCGAGGGTGAAAATCCGAAATCCATCGAAATGCGACTGCGGGGTTTCCTGCACTAG
- the ccmA gene encoding cytochrome c biogenesis heme-transporting ATPase CcmA: protein MSEPLLQAVNLQCERDERMLFRDLSFSILPGTVTRVEGANGTGKTTLLRILAGLNDAWAGDVRWRGQLRRHQREEFLRNTLYLGHRPGIKGLLTPVENLRALEAARRPVSDRVLRQALAGTGLDGFQDVPCRKLSAGQQRRVALARLLIADEPLWLLDEVFTAIDADGVQAMEALLQQRADEGGAVVVTTHHDLQLPGMHRICLGEGAGP, encoded by the coding sequence ATGTCTGAGCCGTTACTACAGGCCGTCAATCTCCAGTGTGAACGCGATGAGCGGATGCTGTTCCGCGATCTCTCGTTTTCCATACTGCCGGGTACGGTCACCCGTGTCGAGGGCGCCAACGGTACCGGAAAAACCACGCTGCTGCGGATACTTGCCGGCCTCAACGACGCCTGGGCCGGGGACGTGCGGTGGCGGGGCCAGCTGCGCCGGCATCAGCGTGAGGAATTCCTGCGCAACACCCTGTACCTGGGGCACCGCCCGGGTATCAAAGGCTTGTTGACCCCGGTGGAGAATCTGCGCGCCCTCGAGGCGGCCCGGCGCCCGGTGTCGGACCGGGTGCTGCGCCAGGCCCTGGCCGGGACCGGCCTCGACGGCTTCCAGGACGTGCCCTGTCGCAAGCTGTCGGCCGGGCAGCAGCGCCGGGTGGCCCTGGCGCGCCTGCTGATCGCCGACGAGCCCCTGTGGCTGCTGGATGAAGTCTTCACCGCCATCGACGCCGACGGAGTCCAGGCCATGGAAGCCTTGCTGCAACAACGTGCCGACGAGGGCGGGGCAGTGGTCGTCACCACCCACCACGACTTGCAACTGCCGGGTATGCACCGCATCTGCCTGGGTGAGGGAGCCGGCCCGTGA
- the motD gene encoding flagellar motor protein MotD, which yields MRRRRQSQEDLHNKERWLISYADFITLLFAFFVVMYSVSSVNQGKYKVLSETLTGVFNAPQRSINPIEVGEQPEPAVAAPSDDVIPPPVAEAPSGPQQDAESRSEALRAMADQLALEFDDLINRGVVTLETNDRWLALNLPNSLLFSSGDAEPHYDAFDVIRKIASVLRDRDNAVKVEGFTDNQPISTSRFPSNWELSSARAAAVVRMLTMEGVEPERLAAVGYGRFQPVARNDTDEGRRRNRRVVLLISRDASVRGAMR from the coding sequence ATGCGGCGCCGTAGACAATCCCAAGAGGACCTCCACAACAAGGAGCGCTGGCTGATCTCCTACGCGGACTTCATTACCCTGCTGTTCGCGTTTTTTGTGGTCATGTACTCGGTGTCCTCGGTCAACCAGGGCAAATACAAGGTCCTGTCCGAAACCCTGACCGGGGTGTTCAATGCGCCCCAGCGTTCGATCAATCCCATCGAGGTCGGGGAGCAGCCGGAGCCGGCGGTGGCGGCCCCCTCGGACGACGTCATCCCGCCGCCGGTGGCGGAAGCCCCCAGCGGCCCCCAGCAGGATGCCGAGTCGCGCTCAGAGGCGCTGCGGGCCATGGCCGACCAGCTGGCCCTGGAGTTTGACGACCTGATCAACCGGGGCGTGGTCACCCTGGAAACCAACGATCGCTGGCTCGCCCTCAATCTGCCCAACAGCCTGCTGTTCAGCAGCGGCGACGCCGAGCCTCACTACGACGCGTTCGACGTCATCCGGAAAATCGCCAGCGTGCTGCGTGACCGGGACAACGCGGTCAAGGTCGAGGGCTTTACCGACAACCAGCCCATCAGCACCAGCCGGTTCCCGTCCAACTGGGAACTGTCGTCGGCCCGGGCGGCGGCCGTGGTGCGCATGCTGACCATGGAAGGCGTGGAACCGGAACGCTTGGCCGCGGTCGGTTACGGCCGGTTCCAGCCGGTGGCCCGCAACGACACCGACGAGGGCCGCCGTCGTAACCGTAGGGTGGTGCTGCTGATTTCCCGTGACGCCAGCGTGCGTGGCGCCATGCGCTGA
- a CDS encoding flagellar hook-length control protein FliK, with protein sequence MKVPSGQQPPPASGPVPQSGPRATGAGPAPTGPTDKMPPSARLQLDALQLANRQTTLARVAEVITRQGQATTELLLDVRGNSLKVEAAIGNTRLEPGDWVKIMRANNELQLLGKLAPAAEAGIAKALAQHLPWQQNLGAGLTKLLASLSQGLAPDLTPGQLPSSRTSQPLPDAARQALQQVLTRMPASTALTPGSGGQDQPVQQVKQWIAESGLFAEARLAQTPSNTLPDLKLALGRVVTALLAQQGQGPEQFNRITPLASPDLVQAPLQFPQPPSPTPAASTGEPPTVGQMLRLLAGMLNRITVNQLHSQVLAARPGGEGPAPTSSLLLELPWVTPQNEPRVAQLRLEQYPERGQSGSDQPKAAASEWRLSLAMDLDDAGPLHFDVALRQQTVSALVWAEKQSTLRQVHQELPLLRQSLADLGLEVTDLDCRRGSPQGTVTRLEHRLVDTRA encoded by the coding sequence ATGAAAGTACCTAGCGGCCAACAGCCGCCACCAGCCTCTGGGCCAGTGCCCCAGTCGGGCCCGCGTGCGACCGGGGCCGGGCCGGCACCGACCGGGCCGACGGACAAGATGCCGCCGTCCGCACGCCTGCAGCTGGACGCCCTGCAGCTGGCCAACCGCCAGACCACCCTGGCCCGGGTGGCCGAAGTGATCACCCGGCAAGGTCAGGCAACCACTGAACTCCTGTTGGACGTTCGGGGCAATAGCCTGAAGGTGGAGGCCGCCATCGGCAACACCCGGCTCGAGCCCGGCGACTGGGTCAAGATCATGCGGGCCAATAACGAACTGCAGCTGCTGGGCAAACTGGCGCCGGCGGCGGAGGCCGGGATTGCCAAGGCCCTGGCGCAGCACCTGCCGTGGCAACAGAACCTGGGCGCGGGCCTGACCAAACTGCTCGCCAGCCTGAGCCAGGGCCTGGCACCGGACCTGACCCCGGGCCAGCTGCCCTCGTCCCGAACCAGCCAACCACTGCCGGACGCCGCCCGCCAGGCGCTCCAGCAGGTGCTCACCAGGATGCCCGCCAGCACCGCGCTGACCCCGGGCAGCGGCGGCCAGGACCAGCCTGTGCAGCAGGTCAAACAATGGATCGCAGAAAGCGGGCTGTTTGCCGAAGCCCGCCTGGCCCAGACACCGTCCAATACCCTGCCGGACCTGAAACTGGCCCTGGGCCGGGTGGTCACGGCGCTGCTGGCGCAACAAGGCCAGGGGCCGGAGCAATTCAACCGGATCACGCCCCTGGCCAGCCCGGACCTGGTGCAGGCCCCCCTGCAGTTTCCGCAACCGCCCAGTCCAACGCCCGCGGCGTCTACCGGCGAGCCGCCCACCGTGGGCCAGATGCTGCGACTGCTGGCGGGCATGCTCAATCGCATTACGGTGAACCAGTTGCACAGCCAGGTGCTGGCCGCCCGGCCCGGCGGCGAAGGCCCGGCACCCACCTCGTCGCTGCTGCTGGAGCTGCCCTGGGTGACTCCGCAAAACGAACCCCGGGTGGCCCAACTGAGACTGGAACAATACCCCGAACGGGGTCAGAGCGGGTCCGACCAACCCAAGGCCGCGGCCAGTGAATGGCGGCTAAGCCTGGCCATGGATCTGGATGACGCCGGTCCCCTGCACTTCGACGTGGCCCTGCGTCAGCAAACCGTCAGCGCCCTGGTGTGGGCGGAAAAACAAAGCACCCTGCGCCAGGTGCATCAGGAACTGCCGTTGCTGCGACAAAGCCTGGCTGACCTGGGACTGGAAGTGACGGACCTGGATTGCCGGCGTGGCAGTCCCCAGGGTACGGTCACCCGACTGGAGCACCGACTGGTGGATACGCGCGCATGA
- the ccmC gene encoding heme ABC transporter permease CcmC: MWQIFHKLGSPKWFFGIATRLMPWLLAAGAILLLSGLVWGLAFAPKDYLQGNSYRIIFIHVPSAFLAQSVYIMMAVAAVVTLVWRMKLADVFVRSVAPVGLVLTFLALFTGAVWGKPTWGTWWIWDARLTSMLILLFLYGGVIALDRAINDEKSAARAVAVLVLVGVVNIPIIKYSVEWWNTLHQPATFKLTEKPSMPAEMWVPLLLSVLGLYLLFGWLACLRMQTEILVREQRTRWVRDHVTAKGRH; encoded by the coding sequence ATGTGGCAGATTTTTCATAAACTGGGGTCACCCAAATGGTTCTTCGGGATTGCGACCCGATTGATGCCCTGGCTGCTGGCCGCCGGCGCAATCCTGCTGCTGTCGGGGCTGGTCTGGGGCCTGGCGTTCGCGCCCAAGGATTACCTGCAGGGCAACAGTTACCGCATCATCTTCATCCACGTGCCCTCCGCGTTCCTGGCCCAGTCGGTCTACATCATGATGGCGGTGGCCGCCGTGGTGACCCTGGTCTGGCGCATGAAACTGGCGGATGTGTTCGTTCGGTCGGTGGCACCGGTCGGTCTGGTGCTGACCTTCCTGGCCCTGTTCACCGGTGCGGTCTGGGGCAAACCCACCTGGGGCACCTGGTGGATCTGGGACGCCCGGCTGACCTCCATGCTGATCCTGCTGTTCCTGTATGGCGGTGTGATCGCGCTGGATCGGGCCATCAATGATGAAAAGTCCGCCGCCCGCGCTGTGGCGGTCTTGGTGCTGGTTGGGGTCGTAAATATCCCTATCATCAAATACTCGGTGGAATGGTGGAATACCTTGCATCAGCCGGCGACCTTCAAACTCACGGAAAAGCCGTCCATGCCGGCGGAAATGTGGGTGCCCCTGCTGCTGTCGGTATTGGGGCTGTACCTGTTGTTCGGCTGGCTCGCCTGCCTACGCATGCAGACCGAAATCCTGGTCCGTGAACAGCGCACCCGCTGGGTCCGTGACCATGTCACCGCGAAGGGGAGACACTGA
- a CDS encoding chemotaxis protein CheW codes for MASPSGQHNQVQDDQVLQYVTFRLDDETYGLDVMQIQEVLRYTEIAPVPGAPDYVLGIINLRGNVVTVIDTRRRFGLADAEVTDATRIVVMESENQVMGILVDSVAEVVYLKSSEIETAPNVGNEESAKFIQGVCNKDGELIILVEFDKMLSESEWAEIAAL; via the coding sequence ATGGCATCCCCGAGCGGACAGCACAATCAGGTCCAGGACGATCAGGTACTGCAGTATGTGACTTTCCGGCTGGATGACGAGACCTACGGTCTGGACGTCATGCAGATCCAGGAAGTGTTGAGATACACCGAGATTGCGCCGGTGCCCGGAGCGCCGGATTACGTGCTCGGCATCATCAACCTGCGGGGCAACGTGGTCACGGTCATCGACACCCGTCGCCGCTTTGGTCTGGCGGATGCGGAAGTCACCGACGCCACCCGCATCGTGGTGATGGAATCCGAAAACCAGGTCATGGGCATTCTGGTGGATTCGGTGGCCGAGGTGGTGTACCTGAAGTCCAGTGAAATCGAAACCGCGCCGAACGTGGGTAACGAGGAAAGTGCCAAGTTTATCCAGGGCGTGTGCAACAAGGATGGCGAGCTGATCATCCTGGTTGAGTTCGACAAGATGCTGTCAGAAAGCGAATGGGCGGAAATCGCCGCGCTGTAA
- a CDS encoding chemotaxis response regulator protein-glutamate methylesterase, which produces MTVSVLVVDDSGFFRKRLTEILTGSGQIKVVGAATNGREGVELAQRLRPDVITMDYEMPVMDGISAVREIMQKHPVPVLMFSSLTYEGARVTLDALEAGAVDFLPKNFEEIARDTSQLQKILIDRILDVAGSRPGARPSPAPTSAPVARPAEPTRPRPHSPSPRTTPPARPAASAPAPEPEAPRRSARRGAAKHYSVVGIGTSTGGPVALQRVLTALPASFPAPIVLVQHMPASFTPAFAERLNKLCQIQVRQAEDGDILKPGLALLAPGGKQMMIENRGGQGRVRILPGDERLNYKPCVDVTFGSLARSFPGKTLGVILTGMGADGRDGCRMMKQSGSDVWSQDEKTSVIYGMPMAVAKAGLSDEVLPLGDIGPRLVEGVG; this is translated from the coding sequence ATGACAGTTTCTGTCCTGGTCGTCGATGACTCGGGCTTCTTTCGCAAGCGGCTGACGGAAATCCTGACCGGGTCTGGCCAGATCAAGGTGGTCGGTGCCGCCACCAACGGCCGCGAAGGGGTCGAGCTGGCCCAACGGCTGCGCCCGGACGTGATCACCATGGATTACGAGATGCCGGTGATGGACGGCATTTCCGCGGTCCGGGAGATCATGCAGAAACACCCGGTGCCAGTGCTGATGTTCTCCTCGCTGACCTACGAAGGCGCCCGGGTGACCCTGGACGCCCTGGAAGCCGGTGCGGTGGATTTTCTGCCCAAGAATTTCGAGGAGATCGCCCGGGACACCAGTCAGCTGCAGAAGATCCTGATCGATCGCATCCTGGACGTCGCCGGCAGCCGGCCGGGTGCCCGACCCAGCCCCGCGCCGACCAGCGCGCCGGTGGCCCGTCCGGCAGAACCGACCCGGCCCCGGCCGCATTCCCCGAGTCCTCGTACAACCCCGCCCGCGCGCCCGGCCGCCTCGGCCCCGGCGCCCGAGCCGGAAGCGCCCCGCCGGTCGGCCCGGCGAGGGGCCGCCAAACACTACAGCGTGGTTGGCATTGGTACCTCCACCGGCGGCCCGGTCGCGCTGCAGCGGGTCCTGACCGCTCTGCCGGCATCGTTCCCGGCACCCATTGTCCTGGTCCAGCACATGCCGGCCAGTTTCACGCCGGCCTTTGCTGAGCGCCTGAACAAGCTGTGCCAGATCCAGGTTCGCCAGGCCGAAGACGGCGACATCCTGAAACCCGGCCTGGCCCTGCTGGCCCCGGGTGGCAAGCAGATGATGATCGAGAACCGCGGCGGTCAGGGCCGGGTGCGCATCCTGCCCGGCGACGAGCGCCTGAACTACAAGCCCTGTGTCGACGTCACCTTCGGTTCCCTGGCCCGCAGCTTTCCGGGCAAGACCCTGGGGGTGATCCTGACCGGCATGGGCGCGGACGGGCGCGACGGCTGCCGGATGATGAAGCAGAGTGGCTCGGACGTCTGGTCCCAGGACGAGAAGACCTCGGTCATCTACGGCATGCCGATGGCGGTGGCCAAGGCAGGGCTGAGCGACGAGGTGCTGCCCTTGGGTGACATTGGCCCGCGCCTGGTGGAAGGGGTCGGCTGA
- a CDS encoding ParA family protein, whose translation MRIWAVANQKGGVGKTTSVVTLAGLLAGRGKRVLVVDLDPHGSLTSWFGYDPDTIAHSVFDLFQHQGKVPEGLPAQLITETSCRGVSLLPASAALATLERRMVGVEGMGLIISRALAQLWDDFDYVILDNTPSLGVLMVNALAAAQHLVIPVQTEFLAIKGLERMLHTLQMIMRSQRNELPYTIVPTLYDRRTQASVKSLNLLRKTYPDTLWRYAVPVDTKFRDASQAGVVPSAVDTDTHGVRAYTHLLDDLLARTGSVKER comes from the coding sequence GTGCGAATCTGGGCGGTAGCCAATCAAAAAGGTGGTGTGGGCAAAACCACGTCCGTGGTGACCCTGGCCGGTCTGCTGGCTGGGCGCGGTAAACGTGTGCTGGTGGTGGATCTGGATCCCCACGGCTCGCTCACCAGCTGGTTCGGGTACGACCCGGACACCATCGCCCACAGCGTGTTCGATCTGTTCCAGCACCAGGGCAAGGTGCCGGAGGGCTTGCCCGCACAACTGATCACCGAAACCAGTTGCCGGGGCGTGTCCCTGCTGCCGGCCAGTGCCGCCCTGGCCACGCTGGAGCGTCGGATGGTGGGTGTCGAGGGCATGGGGCTGATCATTTCCCGGGCCCTGGCCCAGTTGTGGGACGACTTCGACTACGTGATTCTGGACAACACCCCGTCGCTGGGGGTGTTGATGGTCAACGCCCTGGCGGCGGCCCAGCACCTGGTGATTCCGGTGCAGACCGAGTTTCTCGCGATCAAGGGGCTCGAGCGCATGCTACACACCCTGCAAATGATCATGCGCTCCCAGCGCAACGAGCTGCCGTACACCATTGTGCCCACCCTCTACGACCGCCGTACCCAGGCCTCGGTCAAGAGTCTCAACCTGCTGCGCAAAACCTATCCCGACACCCTGTGGCGCTACGCGGTTCCGGTCGACACCAAATTCCGCGACGCCAGTCAGGCCGGTGTGGTGCCTTCGGCCGTGGATACCGACACCCACGGCGTGCGCGCCTACACGCACCTGCTGGACGATCTGCTGGCCCGCACCGGGTCGGTGAAGGAGCGCTAG
- a CDS encoding chemotaxis protein CheW, giving the protein MADEKLTRLADPASAIASYLDDLLHTATDTALQEERSEPEPAPTRTEVKVEPAPVEAPVETKPVVAEAPVAEAPVAEAPVARTEVPEPQVVAQPEPESEPVQPDGRPDWSGAPFECLIFTVAGLQLAVPLILLGAIHRVEDDSEIRPIPGSPRWYMGIRPDRDQNLRVVDTAEWIMAGRVPDNARDNYRFVIRLDNSEWGLACDDVAQSFTLRPDEVRWRTARSKRPWLAGTVIDHMCALIDVRTMADLLVRAEREHHLDLS; this is encoded by the coding sequence ATGGCCGACGAAAAATTGACAAGGCTGGCGGACCCGGCCAGCGCCATTGCCAGCTACCTGGACGACCTGCTGCACACGGCGACCGACACCGCGCTCCAGGAGGAGCGGTCGGAACCCGAGCCGGCCCCGACCCGGACGGAGGTCAAGGTCGAGCCCGCGCCGGTGGAGGCGCCAGTGGAAACCAAACCGGTGGTGGCCGAGGCCCCGGTCGCAGAGGCGCCCGTAGCTGAAGCCCCGGTTGCCAGGACCGAGGTGCCGGAGCCCCAGGTTGTGGCACAGCCGGAGCCGGAATCCGAACCGGTCCAGCCCGATGGCCGGCCGGACTGGTCCGGCGCCCCGTTCGAATGCCTGATCTTCACCGTGGCCGGACTGCAACTGGCGGTGCCGCTGATCCTGTTGGGCGCCATCCACCGGGTCGAAGACGACAGCGAAATCCGGCCGATTCCCGGCAGCCCACGCTGGTACATGGGCATTCGCCCGGATCGGGACCAGAATCTGCGGGTGGTGGACACCGCCGAGTGGATCATGGCCGGCCGGGTGCCGGACAACGCCCGCGACAACTACCGGTTTGTGATCCGGCTGGACAACAGCGAGTGGGGCCTGGCCTGCGACGACGTCGCCCAGTCCTTTACCCTGCGGCCCGACGAAGTGCGCTGGCGCACCGCGCGCAGCAAGCGGCCCTGGCTGGCGGGTACCGTAATCGATCACATGTGCGCCCTCATTGACGTACGCACCATGGCTGACCTGCTGGTGCGGGCGGAACGGGAGCACCATCTGGACCTCAGCTGA